The region TGGGCACTCCCTGGGGAAAATATGGTTATCGCGGCTCCGTGGGCCCGATCACTGTTCCCCCACCGATCGATGAGCTGGCCTGTTCACTGGCGAACGCGATTGTCAAAGCGACGGGCCTGTCGGGAATTCTGGGAATTGATGGCATTCGCTGCGATGAGTCGTGGCGACCGATCGAAATCAACCCGCGCTACACGGCGAGTTGTGAAATTCTGGAAGGAACAGTCGGCCATCCCGCATCGCTGATGGATCTTCATCTCAGGGCCTGGCAGAGCGAACTGATGCCACCTTGTTTGAGAGATGTGTCCGCAACTTCCAGGAAAAAAACAACAGGTGGGGATCATTCGCAGCGCCCCGACTTCGGTTGCAAGCAGATCGTCTATGCAGGGGAAGCCTTTAATGCGCCGGATTTGCGTGTTCCCTGGTTGAAATCGCATTCTGGCAAATTCCTTCCACAAGCATCACCTCATCAAGTGATTGCCGATATCCCCATGCCTGGAAGTCTCATTTCCAGTGGATACCCGGTTTGCACCCTCTTCGGATGGGGTTCTTCGATTGCCGATGCCCGCCGACAATGCGCAGAGCATTGGTCTCAACTGACGACTCATTTTCCCGAGCTGAAGCTTGCCTGACGACCTCCCTACTTTCAGACGAATTCATACAGCATGAATCTTTAGATCATCAGTCATAAGCCTTACATTCGGCGATACTTCCCGGAATTATCAGGCTTTACACCGAGATTGTTCCAAGAGTGGCCCTTGGACATCTTGTTGATGACCACAATCATAGCGAGACGAATGCTGTTCCATCGAATCCTGATTGATCGCGAGCTTGAACAGCCCCTCCGATTTGTCCGAAATCGATCCCTCCGTGAGTGCGACGTTGTCGCAGTAAAGTCTTCATCGTGCCCACACCTGCCGATCGCATCCATCTGGCCCTCGAAATCCTTGTCGAAGAGTGGACCCCATTCATTCGACAGGAATTGAGCAAGTCGTATGGACATCGAGTCGAAGAAGTCATTCTTGCGCAGATTCGCGGTGATCGAAACATGGCCTCTGCCAGATTTTCCGATCCGCTGTCAGATCCCCATATCTTGCTGAATGTGGTCTGGGAACAGTGGAATCACTGCTTTCGCCATCAGTTGGGAATCTTTGAACGGAGCCTGATCAGCGAACTGCGTGAGTTTCGTAATCAGTTAGCTCATCAGTCGTTTCTCACTGAAGACGATGCCTACCGAGTGCTCGATAGCGTTCAGCGGTTATTGGTGGCGACAGGCCACACCCAGCGGGCGACTCAGTTAGAAGATGAAAAGGTCGATGCACTCCGGCAGAAATTCGGGCATCGCGTCAATCGCGAACTGGCCAGAATTCGGTTCAATCGACGGCGTCTGCTCGACATCGCACTCTACAGTCTCTGCTGCTTTGCATTGGTCACAACGTTGTGGAGCTTTCTGTGGGAGCGTCACTGGCTGGCCACATTACTGCTGATTGCCTTCGTGATCTTTACCTTTGGTTACTTCATCTATCAGCGTCTGAGTGCTGCAATTCCGGTCTTTGGCGTCCATGAATGTGCTCATTGCCGCAGGGTCATCTACACAGAATCTTGCCCGTACTGTGAACAATCGCCTGCACATCGGCATAGACGAGCTCAAATTCTCGATCCTCGGGAAGAGGCTGATGCGACGCTCGCTCACGAGACACTGGAAATGATTGACCAGAGTGCAAATCCTCTGGAACTGATTTCCAAAGTTCCGCGCTGATCGTTCGCTCATCCACAGTGCGAGTAAGAGTTACTGCGCACTCTGAATATCGGGACGCAACTTCTTGGCTTCTCCCAGGTAGACATGCACAATTTCACTGGGTGCCTTACTTGAGTTCACATGCAATAACACACGAATACAACGTGGCAACGCCTGGGGAACTGCGATCTCTGATGCGCACAGGAGTGGCACTTGCCTCATCCCGAGAGCGCGAGCCGCCTCGGCCGGAAATGTCGAGGTGAGATCGGGGGTTGTCGTGAAGATCGCTGAAACGATTTCGTCGAAATCGACGATTTCATTCTGCTGAAGCAGTTCTGCCAGGAGTTCTCGAGTCGCAGCCAGAAGCAGTTCAGGATTATCGCAATCCACACAGGTTGCACCACGAATTCCTCTGACGGACATCTCAGCCCACTCCCTCTCGAACTCGCTTGAACATTCGATCCGCAGACATTCAATCAATCGTTGCAGATCGTAACGATTGACCATCCTGCCCGACAGCCACCCACAGGCTTGTTCAGCAATTCTTGCCGCAGCCAGCATGACAACCTTGTTCAACTTGTCATTGCCAAACTTTTTCTTACGATTTTGTCATCTTTCTAACGCCGATCAACGTATCTACAGTCGTAACAGTAACCCGTACACAGATTCAAACATCGAAAGGTGTCGATCGATGCCGTCCTCGACTGTTGCTACCAGGGAAATGGCTGAGCTTCTTGGAGTCCTGTCGCATCCCTGCCGCGTCCAGATTGTGGAAGAATTGCGCGACAGTGAACGTAATGTCAATGCTCTTCAAGAGTTGCTAGGAATCAGCCACTCCGGTGTTTCACAACACCTGGCACTCTTAAGAACGCGCAAATTGCTCAAAGAACGCCGTTCAGGCAGGCATGTTTATTACCGGCTGGCAAATCCCCGGCTCGCCGAGTGGCTGAGAATGGGAAATGTGTTCCTCGATCAACCCACACCCGATCAAATAGAGAACTCCGGGACAAGTAGCAATGCATCCACAAATGCCAGTTCGTCGATGAGTTGGGAGGCACACGTTCTGCATCAGAAGGTCGTCCCTCAGCCGGAGCCATCACGATCTAATGGAATGTCAGGCGATCGCTTGCCGGAACAGACTTCACTCGGTGAACATCGCAATTTCAATCCAACAGATTATTCAGAAACGGTTGTGGTCGACAAACCGATGGATCTGTCAGACTCCTCCACGACCCAGCCGACATAATTTGCATCAAAATTGAATCTCCTGGAGAGCATTGGTTGTGAGCAGATTATCATCTTCGACATCGAGAGCTGAGCCGGGGGAACTCCGCCACGCGGAGACTGATCGAAACGACTACGGAGATGAAACCGAGTGCTTCTCATCCGGAACGAGTCAGGGTGCGGCTTTAGCCGGCGCACTGGTCGAATTCGGTAGACTCACCGAAAATCCGTGGGAACCTCTGATCGTTCAACGTGAACTCGAAGCAGCCGCCCGGTGCTGGCAGGGTGACTTCGACAGTAAGTGGTGGAAGTGGGCCATCGAAGTTGCCAGGTCTCATGGTTTGGCCATCCGGCTCATGGATCTGACGATCAGTGAAGTTCATGCACTTGCGAAACATGGTGGTATCGCCCTTTGTCGCACTGAACCAATTCCAACTGTGCCAATTCCAAACGCCTCAGCTCCATCTTCGAAAGCCGCACCAGAACTGGCTGAGAGGCTGTTCGTCGTCTCGGGACGAAAAAAAACGCTGGCCATGGAGTTTGCTAATGATCTTTACGGCAAAGATCTGCCCTGGCTCAATTTCGTCCAGAGTTTTCCACAGGTTGCTGTGCGCTGTGTCGTTTTTGAGCCCAATATCGATGGGTTGGGTGCCGGCCACGAGCACCACCAGCCTCCCTGGAAACGTCTGCTGCGCATGATCGCGCCAGAAAAAAATGAAATCTGGACGATTTTCCTGATGGCATGTGCGGCTGGCCTGTTATCAGTCTCGGCTCCATTGGCGGCTCAACAACTCGTCCGCGCGGTGACTTTTGGTGGTGTCTTCCAGCCAATTATCGTTCTGAGCATTATCCTTTTGGGGCTGTTAAGTCTGCTCGGCGCCTTCCAGATTCTGAAGATCTACATCTCAGAAGTGATCCAGCGCCGCCTGTTCACGCGCATTACTGCGGATCTGGCATGGCGGCTTCCTCGTGTCAAAGAATCGGAATGGATGCATCATGACGGACAGGAACTCGTCAATCGGTTTCTGGAAGTGGTGACACTTCAGAAAGTCATCAGCAGCCTGCTGGTGGATGGATTAGCGATCATTCTGGCGACAATTGTCGGTATGACATTGATGGCGTTCTATCATCCGTTTCTTCTCGGTTATGACCTTGTCCTGATTGTGCTGTTGTCGATCATCATTTTGACAATGGGGCGCGGAGGGGTGCGAACTTCCATCGAAGAATCCAACAATAAATACATGGCACTAGCCTGGTTCGAAGAACTGGTTCGCGTCCCCGCAATCTTCCGTACTCCTGATGGTGCTGCTCTGGCTTGGCAACGAAGCGATGCGCTATGCACACGTTATCTCAATGCGAGGCAAAGTCACTTTACGATTGTTCTCAGGCAATACATTGCTCTAGCGATACTCCAGGCTGTGGCAGCAACCGCCCTGCTGGGTCTGGGTGGTTATCTCGTACTTCGAGAACAATTGACACTCGGCCAACTGGTTGCTGCCGAACTGATCGTCGCCACTATTGTGGGTTCGTTTCTGAAACTGGGCAAGCACCTTGAAGAGTGGTTCGATCTCATGGCAGCGGTGAATAAACTGGGCCATCTGTTCGACCTGCCTGTGACCCAGCAAAGAGGGGTCTTGTTGCCCGAATCACGCAAACCGATCGCTCTCGATATGCGAAATGTTTCGTGGGGCCATTCGCCCGGTGTCGGTCATTGGATGACTCCCCATTTGACATGTGCTGTGACTCCGGGTTCATCGCTGGCCATTCTGGATAATCAGCCGGAGCATCGGTCAAAAATTCTCTCGGCCCTGGCAGGTGAGGCCTACGAATTCGAGGGAATCATCGAGCTCGATGGTTTACCACTGAATGATCTTCGTAAAGATCTTGTCAGATCACAGGTGGCTTTCGTCCAGATGCCTGAGATTCTGTCTGCTTCCATTGCCACCAACGTCCATTTGCATCGACCCGACGTCAGTGATCAGACCGTCAAGCGACGACTCGAAGATGTCGCACTCATGGCTCGAATTGAAACCTTACACGGTGGTATCCATACCGAACTATCGGCCAAAGGCGACCCGCTTTCTTCAACAGAGCAGATGCAACTGATGCTCGCACGAGCCATGGCAGGCTCTCCGCGTCTGCTTCTGATTGACGGATGGCTGGATGGCTTGCCCGACCACTTGCGGCAGCGTTTACTGGGCGTCCTCTTTGCGCCAGACAGAACGTGGACCACGATCATCGCCACCTCCCGGCCCGATATTGCCGCGCTGTGCGACCAGACCATCGAGATGGACAGTGCCGAATCTCGACCTTTGGAAGCACCTCGTCAACCATCCTTACCTGCGACCTAGAATGCCAGATCGAGCTTCATTTCCAGATAAGAAGTTCCAGATGTCCTGACTGAATAACGGACCAGACCTGCATCACGAACATCATCCACGATTCGCTCGGAAGGAGTGAAACATGGCTTCCACACAAATCAGTACCACACCCCAAGGCACAATTGTGCCCGCTGGTGGGCATCATGATCAGCATGACACTACCCTGGGGCTATGGAACGTCGGCGAAACGTGGCAAGCCCAGAACTTTCCGGCACTCCAACTGGCCCAGCCGATCAGTACGATTCGCTGGATCTCGACAGCACTATTGTGGGCGTTGCCCATCAGTCTGATTGTCATGATGTTCGCCCCCTGGCAGCAATCCGTTGTCGGTTCCGGGCGAGTGATCACTTATGATCCCAATCATCGCCTGCAGGAAATCGATGCTCCCATCGGAGGTCGCATCACGAATATTCGTGCCGAGCTGGTGGAAGGGGCGATCGTCAAAAAAGGCGAAGTCCTCATGGATATTGAGGTCATCGACTCGGCTTTGATTTTTCGCCTCGAAGAACAGTTCATGGCCACTCAGCGTAAACTCGAGACCGAAAAGACCATTGCCATTGCCTACGAACAACAGGTTCAAGCGTTTGAAGCCATTCGCAACCAGACGGAACTTGCCCAGGATGAATTCATTAAAATGGCTGGGCAGAAGTTGCTTGCTGAGCAGCAGAACCTGAAAGCAGCGACCGCCGCCTATGAGCAGGCCGAGAAGGATCGCATTCGACGCATTCAGCTCTTTGAACAGAAGGTGGAATCTCGATACGAAGTCGAAATTGCTGAGCGAAAAGCTCAAGAGGAACAGGCGAAACTGGCACAGGCCAATGCTTATGTTGAAGCAGCGAAGAGCGAGCTGTCGGCTAAAGAGGCCGAGCGACTTTACAAGATTCGTGAGGCGATCACCAAGATTGACTCAGCACGGGCCGTTTATCAGAAGTCGTTGGGAGATATCGCCAGTACCGAGAAGGAGATCGCCGATATCCAAGCTAAACAAAAGTTGCAAGTACAGTCGGTGGTAGCCCCGATTGATGGGTATGTCCTGCGACTGACAAACTTTCAGGGAGGAAAAATTATTTCGGCAGGCACGCCGCTTTTGGAACTCGTTCCATTAACAGCAGATCGCGCTGTCGAGATCAAGGTCGAT is a window of Planctopirus limnophila DSM 3776 DNA encoding:
- a CDS encoding HlyD family secretion protein codes for the protein MASTQISTTPQGTIVPAGGHHDQHDTTLGLWNVGETWQAQNFPALQLAQPISTIRWISTALLWALPISLIVMMFAPWQQSVVGSGRVITYDPNHRLQEIDAPIGGRITNIRAELVEGAIVKKGEVLMDIEVIDSALIFRLEEQFMATQRKLETEKTIAIAYEQQVQAFEAIRNQTELAQDEFIKMAGQKLLAEQQNLKAATAAYEQAEKDRIRRIQLFEQKVESRYEVEIAERKAQEEQAKLAQANAYVEAAKSELSAKEAERLYKIREAITKIDSARAVYQKSLGDIASTEKEIADIQAKQKLQVQSVVAPIDGYVLRLTNFQGGKIISAGTPLLELVPLTADRAVEIKVDGNDAPLVASLSKDGQHRKVRLQFEGWPAVQFSGWPSVAVGTFGGVVAVVDSMDDGIGKFRVLVLPDPDETRPWPTANVLRQGIRARAWVLLDRVTIGQELWRQLNGFPPAIQLDDYKSSTDDKLLRGKK
- the aroH gene encoding chorismate mutase, translating into MSVRGIRGATCVDCDNPELLLAATRELLAELLQQNEIVDFDEIVSAIFTTTPDLTSTFPAEAARALGMRQVPLLCASEIAVPQALPRCIRVLLHVNSSKAPSEIVHVYLGEAKKLRPDIQSAQ
- a CDS encoding ATP-binding cassette domain-containing protein translates to MSRLSSSTSRAEPGELRHAETDRNDYGDETECFSSGTSQGAALAGALVEFGRLTENPWEPLIVQRELEAAARCWQGDFDSKWWKWAIEVARSHGLAIRLMDLTISEVHALAKHGGIALCRTEPIPTVPIPNASAPSSKAAPELAERLFVVSGRKKTLAMEFANDLYGKDLPWLNFVQSFPQVAVRCVVFEPNIDGLGAGHEHHQPPWKRLLRMIAPEKNEIWTIFLMACAAGLLSVSAPLAAQQLVRAVTFGGVFQPIIVLSIILLGLLSLLGAFQILKIYISEVIQRRLFTRITADLAWRLPRVKESEWMHHDGQELVNRFLEVVTLQKVISSLLVDGLAIILATIVGMTLMAFYHPFLLGYDLVLIVLLSIIILTMGRGGVRTSIEESNNKYMALAWFEELVRVPAIFRTPDGAALAWQRSDALCTRYLNARQSHFTIVLRQYIALAILQAVAATALLGLGGYLVLREQLTLGQLVAAELIVATIVGSFLKLGKHLEEWFDLMAAVNKLGHLFDLPVTQQRGVLLPESRKPIALDMRNVSWGHSPGVGHWMTPHLTCAVTPGSSLAILDNQPEHRSKILSALAGEAYEFEGIIELDGLPLNDLRKDLVRSQVAFVQMPEILSASIATNVHLHRPDVSDQTVKRRLEDVALMARIETLHGGIHTELSAKGDPLSSTEQMQLMLARAMAGSPRLLLIDGWLDGLPDHLRQRLLGVLFAPDRTWTTIIATSRPDIAALCDQTIEMDSAESRPLEAPRQPSLPAT
- a CDS encoding Swt1 family HEPN domain-containing protein translates to MPTPADRIHLALEILVEEWTPFIRQELSKSYGHRVEEVILAQIRGDRNMASARFSDPLSDPHILLNVVWEQWNHCFRHQLGIFERSLISELREFRNQLAHQSFLTEDDAYRVLDSVQRLLVATGHTQRATQLEDEKVDALRQKFGHRVNRELARIRFNRRRLLDIALYSLCCFALVTTLWSFLWERHWLATLLLIAFVIFTFGYFIYQRLSAAIPVFGVHECAHCRRVIYTESCPYCEQSPAHRHRRAQILDPREEADATLAHETLEMIDQSANPLELISKVPR
- a CDS encoding ArsR/SmtB family transcription factor, whose translation is MTILPDSHPQACSAILAAASMTTLFNLSLPNFFLRFCHLSNADQRIYSRNSNPYTDSNIERCRSMPSSTVATREMAELLGVLSHPCRVQIVEELRDSERNVNALQELLGISHSGVSQHLALLRTRKLLKERRSGRHVYYRLANPRLAEWLRMGNVFLDQPTPDQIENSGTSSNASTNASSSMSWEAHVLHQKVVPQPEPSRSNGMSGDRLPEQTSLGEHRNFNPTDYSETVVVDKPMDLSDSSTTQPT